Below is a genomic region from Bacteroidia bacterium.
TTTGTAAAATAAAATCTTTGGAAGAACGATTATATACAAGTTTAATATTAGGTTAACACAAAATATTTATTTCCGAACATGAAAATAGCAAGTGAAAACAGCGAATTGGCAAGTGGTGGTGAAAATGTTATCATCACCAGGATCAAGTATATTTTTTCGGACGTTTTCGGGATCAATGAAGAGCAATTGACTCCGGAAGCTGACATCAGCAAAGACCTGAATATGGATTCGCTCGAACATGCAGAAATGGTTGCAGAATTTGAGCGTGAATTTAAACTGCGCATCCCCGATGAAGATGTGCAAAATATTGTAACTGTGGGAGATGCTGTTGCTTATTTACAAAGAAGGCAGGGTTCCTAAGCGCATTCAAATTCTTATTGCCGGGCGGGTTTCGAGTTGTGAATATTTTTCCCCATTCGCATAAATATTTCCCAGGTTACCTCCCGCTTCTCCTCTGGGTTGCCCCACGCTTTTCGTAGGTCATCCTCGATGATCTCAATGGGATTCTTTCGATTGCGCTCCAGGTATCTTTGGGTACCGGACCAACTCATGAGATAATTCAGTTGCTCCTTCAGGTTCCATTGTTCCTTTATTTGGAATTCCGGGTGAGCGGTTTCTGCAAACGGAAATGGAATGGTGCGATACTTTTCCCAGACGATCTGGCTTTTTGCCGGCCAGTATCCGTCAAGGATCTTATGCCACAAGCGGTTCAGGTGTGGATCCACATCTGTATTTACTGAATTTCCCGAATAAGACCATGCTGCCAGAATGCCTCCTGGTTTGAGCACCCGCTTCACTTCTGCGTAAAAGCGGTCAAGGTCGAACCAGTGTAGCGCTGTAGCGACCGTCACCAGCGAAACCGAATTTTCAGGCAGACCACTTTCTTCAGCCGGAGCCACGGAATATTGTATGTTGGGCAGTTGACGGGCATTTGCGATTTGAGCCTGGCTAGCATCCGTGGCGATTACCTGTTTGAAATAGCGGGACAGCGAAGTGGCAGCCTGACCGTTACCGGTAGCGCAATCCCAAGCCACATCCTTTGCCGGAGCGGCTCCGCTCAGGAACGCAAAAAGCTCTTCAGGGTAGGAAGGCCGCGACTGAGCAGACACATTACTTTGTTTTGAGAAATAATCTTTGAAACGAAAATCTTCTGCGGACATTTTGAAAAGCGCTATGTGTTGGGGCAAAATAAATTCATCAGGAAAGGAATGCAGCAAACGATAACCCTAAAAGACAAAATTGTTCTTGCGAAACGAACTTCAATTAGGTAGTGTGATAGCCGTCTTTTGGTATTTTTGCAACTCAATATTTGATGCTTTTTAATTAGCTGATGAAATTCCCAATCCGCTTCTATATCATGCTAACCCTCCTGGCCTGGTTGGGATTTGATGCCGCAGCGCAAATCCTTCCCTCATTTGGCGACTCCCGCACCGGGACTACCGGGATGCAGTTTCTCAAAATTGCTCCGGATGCGCGTTCGGCAGGAATGGCTGGCAGCTTCACGGCTGTGGCAGATGACGTCTCAGCGCTCTACTGGAATCCTGCCGGCCTTATTCACGCTGACAGCCGGACCTATGCACTGCAGTTTGGCCACACACAATATTTTGCAGACATAAACCTGAACTATGCGGCTGCAACTTTTACACGCAATAATGTACATTATTTTGGCGTGAGCCTTATTTCGCTCAGCACACCGGAAATGAAGGTGACAACGGAGTTTCAGCCGGAGGGAACAGGCGAGACCTTTGAGGCGGCCAACCTGGCCCTGGCGCTCACTTTTGCCCAGCGCCTGACGGATAATTTCAGCTTCGGTCTCACGGGGAAATATGCGTATGAAGGCATAGCCGGAATTTCAGCGCACAGCGGCCTTTTCGATTTTGGCTTTCGCTATGACCTGAACCTGCGGAATACGCGGTTTGCAGCTACCGTGAGCAATTTCGGATTCAATGTAGACCCGGAAGGCGAGATCACATTGCAAACGCTGAACGGGCCAGAGGTTGTGGATGATTTCGATAAAATGGCGGTCCCCGCTATTTTCCGGCTTGGTGTGGCCACCGAGGCCATTCAACAAGAGCAATGGAGGATCGTGATTTCCGGGCAGCTTAATCATCCTACTGACAATAATGAAACTTTCGGCATCGGTTCAGAATTCGATTTCCGGCAGCGGCTGTTTGCACGGGCAGGTTATGAATTTGGGGTTGATGAAGCAGGCATACCGGCCTTTGGATTCGGCCTGAAATTGCAACGCAGATTTGGTAACATTAAAGTGGATTATGGTTTTAATAATAAAGTAATCATTGGAACTATTCACCGAATCACGCTGGGACTAGGATTACGTTAGTTCCTTGAGAAATTAAATATTTTGAATTGAAATAATAAAGTATTTGATCAAAAAATATAAAGAAACCGGTAAAAATTATTTATGAAAAAAAAGGGAAATGGAATATTTATAATAATGCTGCTCTTCGGAGGCGCATTCAGTTCCTGCGATTTTCTTTTCGGAAGCCGGGAGGATCCGGTGGTGGATGAGATCTTTGATGTAGGAGCCATTGATCCTGAGCTTGTACCGGACAGGGTAGGGTATGTTCCTATTCTGCCGGTATGGAGCGGGTTTCAGAATCCGGTGGATGTGTTTGTGGGATATGACCAAATGGTATACGTAGTAGATGACAACGGGCTGAATATTCTCGATCTTAAAGGAGAGCGTCACCGGGTGATCCCCATTCCGGGAGCNNNNNNNNNNGTAGAGGTGACGCAGGACAGGCGGCTCCATACTTACGTTGCAGGGAAAGCCACTGTGAATATTGACGGCACAGATCACGAGCTTGCCGCAGTTTATCGCATTGTGAGTGCAGCAGGTGCTGGCGGTTACACCATTATTGATACGCTGATCCATCCTTTTATGGATCGTTCGCGAAACAACCTGGGCTTCCGGATGTCGGATTTGCAGGTAGAGATCACCGGGCTTGCCACGCGGGCCGATAATGTTCTTTATGTGGCGCGCACCGGGCCGATATATAATCCGGCATCCACCGCCAGACCCGATAATGCGGTGCTGTTTTTTAATCCTGAAGGCGAGGATATTGGTTATGCAGCAGGCCTTAGTCCTGAAAATCCAAGCCTGAAATCAATTCTTGGCGTTTCTTCTATCGCCACTTTTGCCACACCACCACAGCGCCTGGCCGGTGTGGATGAATCGCACGATTTCTTGATAGCTCAGGCTGCGCAAAATGTTCCCGTAGAATTCCGGGTTCTCTGGATCAGGGAGAATTTCAATCCGGATGCAGGTAT
It encodes:
- a CDS encoding acyl carrier protein yields the protein MKIASENSELASGGENVIITRIKYIFSDVFGINEEQLTPEADISKDLNMDSLEHAEMVAEFEREFKLRIPDEDVQNIVTVGDAVAYLQRRQGS
- a CDS encoding PorV/PorQ family protein, translated to MKFPIRFYIMLTLLAWLGFDAAAQILPSFGDSRTGTTGMQFLKIAPDARSAGMAGSFTAVADDVSALYWNPAGLIHADSRTYALQFGHTQYFADINLNYAAATFTRNNVHYFGVSLISLSTPEMKVTTEFQPEGTGETFEAANLALALTFAQRLTDNFSFGLTGKYAYEGIAGISAHSGLFDFGFRYDLNLRNTRFAATVSNFGFNVDPEGEITLQTLNGPEVVDDFDKMAVPAIFRLGVATEAIQQEQWRIVISGQLNHPTDNNETFGIGSEFDFRQRLFARAGYEFGVDEAGIPAFGFGLKLQRRFGNIKVDYGFNNKVIIGTIHRITLGLGLR
- a CDS encoding class I SAM-dependent methyltransferase; amino-acid sequence: MSAEDFRFKDYFSKQSNVSAQSRPSYPEELFAFLSGAAPAKDVAWDCATGNGQAATSLSRYFKQVIATDASQAQIANARQLPNIQYSVAPAEESGLPENSVSLVTVATALHWFDLDRFYAEVKRVLKPGGILAAWSYSGNSVNTDVDPHLNRLWHKILDGYWPAKSQIVWEKYRTIPFPFAETAHPEFQIKEQWNLKEQLNYLMSWSGTQRYLERNRKNPIEIIEDDLRKAWGNPEEKREVTWEIFMRMGKNIHNSKPARQ